In Topomyia yanbarensis strain Yona2022 chromosome 2, ASM3024719v1, whole genome shotgun sequence, one DNA window encodes the following:
- the LOC131680404 gene encoding uncharacterized protein LOC131680404 has protein sequence MRDLGKGYAISKRSDLRLLSPFVDPDGILRVGGRLKLSEQPYLTKHPILIPSSHPFTRLVVQHYHLKLLHGGGRVTLAAIRQEYWPIQGRRVVNSVMRNCFRCTRASPVPAKQQTGQLPLQRITPSRPFSVTGVDYAGPVYITPIHKRAAPTKAYLSIFVCFVTKAVHIDLVSDLSTPAFLSALRRFIARRGCPTHMHSDNGKNFEGARNELHALYQLLQKEKITGEIATDCANEGIQWHMIPPKAPHFGGLWEAAVKVAKKHLYRQLGNAMLSIEDMATVLAEIESAMNSRPLIPLTEDPNDLAVLTPAHFLIGTSQSALPDADVSQMPIGRLDHYQRLQHRAQQFWYQWTTEYLQEMQKNNKHITPNTAFQPGRLVVVVDEFLAPVKWSLARIISTCPGPDGLTRVVELRTSKGIIRRPITKICLLPYKEE, from the coding sequence ATGAGAGATCTGGGGAAGGGTTATGCGATATCTAAACGATCCGACTTACGCCTTTTGAGTCCTTTTGTCGATCCGGACGGTATATTACGTGTCGGGGGCAGATTAAAACTCTCCGAGCAGCCTTACCTGACTAAGCATCCAATCTTAATTCCCAGTTCCCATCCATTCACACGATTAGTGGTCCAGCATTACCATCTTAAACTGTTGCACGGTGGCGGCCGTGTAACCCTAGCTGCCATTCGGCAAGAATATTGGCCAATTCAAGGACGACGAGTGGTCAACAGCGTCATGAGAAACTGTTTTAGATGCACCCGTGCCTCTCCCGTTCCAGCAAAGCAGCAGACCGGACAATTACCCTTGCAACGAATCACTCCAAGCCGCCCCTTTTCGGTTACCGGTGTGGACTATGCCGGTCCAGTATATATCACGCCAATACACAAACGAGCGGCACCTACAAAAGCCTACCTCagcatttttgtttgtttcgtgaCGAAAGCAGTGCATATTGACCTGGTCAGCGATTTGTCGACCCCCGCTTTCCTCTCTGCACTAAGAAGGTTCATTGCCCGCCGCGGCTGCCCCACGCATATGCACTCCGATAACGGAAAGAATTTTGAAGGTGCACGTAACGAACTGCATGCACTTTACCAGTTACTGCAGAAGGAGAAAATTACCGGAGAAATTGCCACAGACTGCGCAAACGAAGGAATCCAATGGCATATGATCCCTCCGAAGGCTCCACATTTCGGTGGATTATGGGAAGCAGCTGTAAAAGTCGCCAAGAAGCACTTGTATCGCCAGCTTGGAAATGCAATGCTCTCTATTGAGGATATGGCTACGGTGTTGGCTGAAATCGAATCAGCAATGAATTCGAGACCTCTTATACCACTCACGGAGGATCCAAATGATCTAGCAGTCCTCACACCAGCACACTTCCTGATTGGCACTTCACAATCCGCTCTCCCTGACGCCGACGTCAGCCAGATGCCGATCGGCCGCCTTGATCACTATCAACGTCTCCAGCATCGAGCACAACAGTTTTGGTACCAGTGGACGACCGAATACCTTCAAGAAATgcagaaaaacaacaaacataTCACACCAAACACTGCTTTCCAGCCCGGCAGATTGGTAGTGGTCGTCGACGAGTTTCTCGCACCCGTAAAGTGGTCATTAGCGAGAATCATCAGCACCTGTCCTGGACCAGACGGCCTTACCCGCGTCGTTGAATTACGCACCAGCAAGGGAATCATTCGCCGACCGATTACGAAGATATGCCTGCTGCCCTATAAGGAAGAATAA